The nucleotide sequence ATGCTGGGGATAATCCCCTTTACTCATACATCTGACTCATTAAAGCATGTTATAGaatgttaacctaaaggttccgaGTTGAATCTAAAGATTGTATCTTCCAATTTAATCGCAAAAGAAAACAATACAGAAGTTAATGTTGACTACTTTGGCTTTGGTTTCCATTTCCATTGAGATTTAACACTTGCAGAAGTTACCCTAACCGGACTTTTGACACTACATGGTGGTTTGTGCTTCGTGCGCCATGGGAATAAACCGTGGAACCCTAAACCACACCCTTTATGTGAATTGTCCATAATTTGAGGCTTATAGTTCTCGGGTTGGTTACTAATGTTCTTTGGAATAGGTAAACCTGATGAAATTGCAAGAGCTTTTGCATCTGTAAGAAACCTCTGAATGATAAAACCAGGAGACTGATTCCCACCTGAATCTAAACTTACTCCATCCAACATACGACTATTCCGTTTCGCCGTTTCTGTTGACTCCACCAAGTCAATAGCTGCAGACAATGAAAACGTGTCGATCGCATCTGAGAAAACATCGTTGCCATCGTCTTCATTTTCCACAAGTTTCCAACCTGGTGGTGGTTGTGGCGTTGGGACTGGAAAATCAACGATAGGTTGATCAGTTTCCATGTCTTTTGGCTTACCTGCACTTAATTCCCACGCAAAAGGAACCCTGTTATTTGAATCCCCTGAAGCGGCTTGTGAGTTTGATTGAATGATTGGTCCATTGGGTCGTCTAGTTGACAATAATGGTGCACTGAGATTTAGTTTTCTAATGTCTTTTGGCTCTGTAGCCATTGCAGCTGATGACAATAATGGTTCTTGGGTGTGATTGTATGAAAAAAAAGTTTAAAACTTGGCAAAATAGTAAAAAGTTAAAACTTGAATAGTTTTTGTGAGGATATTGGTTCTTGGCTATGATTGTATGAAAAGATTAGAACTTGGTGAAAGTTTTGGTAAATGGAATTAAAGGGGAGTTTTATATAGGTGGTTGGTTGTAGAACATGAGTAAAGAACAGCTTGGAGTTATATGTATCTCGTGCTCAACTTTAAAGCCTCACAGATGTTGAAAAGTACGTATGCTTGTCCAGTTTACATTTATTTATCTTTACCTTCTCTAGCTAGATACCTGCACCAAGTGATTTGTTGCCACAAATCTAGTTAGAAAGAGGCAATATATATCTTTCACTAAAACTCAATATTCTTTGCACATAAAATGGCCACTTTATGATTCCTATGCTATTGTTAACTGAATGTTTTAAGAAATTAAAGTGTGGGAAATTATGCTGAGTAATGATATCTAAGTATTCTCTATGAATGAGTTTGATGGATGATGAACTAATTAACGAACATGTACACTTGTTATCAATTTGACCAATTGATATTTCCAAATTTATGGGCAATTGTTATAAGTATCATTCATGAAATTTACTTCAAACTTAATGTTATCAGTTTGACCAAATGGAAGAGCATGcatatttttttttggcaaaaaataaCGAAAACTTATAAATAACGGAAAACTTTTTCGAAAAGAAAACGCTTGCAACAAAAGATACAAGAGAGAACCTCGATAAGGGTCGTGCCTAGAAAGCATCGAACATACAAACTATCTATAACGATTAGTCGACTACTCAGCCTCTATTCTTGACTAGACCGAAACAAAAAAAAAGAACAAGTACACTTGTTAAACATCTAAAGAGTCTACTTATGGGCAAATTCTTTCTTGTCTTACTCCCATTACTTAACTTAATTCATGTCTCATGATGTGTTTTATTTGGCTTATTACCATTATTTAAATCGTATTGCTATGCCAGAATTTTCTTTAGTTTATTATCAGTTTTGTTGCGAAAACATATGGATTCATGTGTACACGTGTAATAGAAGACTATGACCTATTATAATCAAAAAAACATAAAGAATTCAAAGTCAAACATCTATATAAACAAAGTTATAGATCGTGAATAGAAAACTAATACCACTACCTATTAAATGTATATTAACATGTATATAAATGTATCCAAAACTGTTAAACTTAGAGTTCGGTACAGTAATAGCTAAAACAAAATC is from Rutidosis leptorrhynchoides isolate AG116_Rl617_1_P2 chromosome 10, CSIRO_AGI_Rlap_v1, whole genome shotgun sequence and encodes:
- the LOC139872715 gene encoding uncharacterized protein, with amino-acid sequence MATEPKDIRKLNLSAPLLSTRRPNGPIIQSNSQAASGDSNNRVPFAWELSAGKPKDMETDQPIVDFPVPTPQPPPGWKLVENEDDGNDVFSDAIDTFSLSAAIDLVESTETAKRNSRMLDGVSLDSGGNQSPGFIIQRFLTDAKALAISSGLPIPKNISNQPENYKPQIMDNSHKGCGLGFHGLFPWRTKHKPPCSVKSPVRVTSASVKSQWKWKPKPK